From the genome of Ictalurus punctatus breed USDA103 chromosome 28, Coco_2.0, whole genome shotgun sequence, one region includes:
- the trpv1 gene encoding transient receptor potential cation channel subfamily V member 1 isoform X2 — protein MEPFSLDTDDRSDEERTKTKANKKDRQAYGKAKAPMDTELAEDHGDFACQVRINLNFSDEIQGIKAEPDQHERFDIKRLFDAVSKGDVNRLVSLEEYLIKTNKKLTNNEYRPNGKTALMKALLNLKNGDNKAVEHLLGIAERMGHLDKLVNAAYTDPYYEGQTALHIAIERRNKRYVELLIQKGANVHAKACGTFFQPLDEACFYFGELPLSLAACTNQKDIVDLLMDKADVRCTDTLGNTVLHALMMVADNSPENTDFVISMYDYILTKDAAKNPKEKKLEDIENNQGLTSIKLAAKLGRIGLFEHILHREFQQEECRHLSRKFTEWAYGPVYASLYDLDSVDSYEPNSVLEIVVYGTEIPNRLEMLQTEPLNKLLEDKWNRYAHRIFLFKFIVYIIYLIIFTTVSYYREEGTDEKRPPFPIRIYTPKNVERKIPDGYLLFAGQVIMAIGSLYFFISVLMNIKRKRPSLKTLLVDGYSELLFLLQAVFFIICAGLYCGGMDEYLAFLVLSVALCWVNVLYFSRGTRHMGIYSVMIQKMILSDILRFLFVYVVFLFGFSAAIVTLLKDDREEFNATARNNRTQGRSFFIDDPNPAEGCNKPTFKTIAFTTLELFKFTIGMGDLEFTEKYEYKHVFYVLLITYIVLTYILLLNMLIALMSKTVEKMSKESTGIWKLQRAITILDLERYAFCLKNKLRSGVRRNLGKSQDDWRWCLRVEEVNWKKWNRNLGIISEDPGECNTVMKTGSQREPSRRGFLREISRRRPNTRMDPSRQETEPLASSPV, from the exons ATGGAACCCTTTTCTTTGGACACAGATGACAGGTCGGATGAGGAGAGGACTAAGACCAAAGCAAATAAAAAGGATCGTCAAGCGTATGGAAAGGCCAAAGCACCAATGGATACTGAACTTGCAGAGGATCATGGTGATTTTGCTTGCCAAGTCCGAATCAACCTGAACTTTTCTGA TGAAATACAAGGGATAAAAGCCGAACCAGATCAGCACGAGAGGTTTGACATTAAGAGGCTTTTTGATGCCGTGTCCAAGGGTGACGTCAATAGGCTGGTGAGCCTGGAGGAGTATctgattaaaacaaataagaaGCTGACAAACAATGAAT ATCGGCCCAATGGGAAGACAGCCCTGATGAAGGCTCTGCTAAACCTGAAAAATGGAGATAACAAAGCAGTGGAACACTTGCTGGGTATCGCAGAGAGAATGGGACATCTGGATAAGCTAGTGAACGCAGCATATACAGATCCCTACTATGAAG GACAGACAGCTCTTCATATAGCCATTGAGAGGAGGAACAAGCGTTATGTTGAGCTGCTCATTCAGAAAGGGGCTAATGTCCATGCAAAGGCTTGTGGGACATTCTTCCAACCACTTGATGAAGCATGTTTTTACTTTG GGGAGCTTCCTCTTTCTCTGGCAGCGTGTACTAATCAGAAAGACATAGTGGACCTTCTGATGGATAAAGCAGACGTGAGGTGTACGGACACTCTGGGCAACACGGTTCTTCATGCGCTTATGATGGTGGCTGATAACAGCCCTGAAAATACAGACTTCGTCATTTCCATGTACGACTACATTCTTACCAAAGACGCCGCTAAGAATCCCAAAGAAAAGAAGCTGGAGGACATTGAGAACAATCAGGGACTTACTTCCATCAAGCTGGCTGCGAAGCTAGGAAGGATTGGG tTGTTTGAACACATTCTGCATCGCGAGTTCCAGCAAGAAGAGTGCAGACATCTGTCCCGAAAGTTCACAGAGTGGGCGTATGGCCCGGTGTACGCTTCACTATATGACCTGGACTCTGTGGACTCCTACGAGCCAAACTCTGTCCTGGAGATAGTTGTTTATGGCACAGAAATACCT AATCGTCTCGAGATGCTCCAAACTGAGCCACTTAATAAACTGCTGGAAGACAAATGGAACAGATACGCCCACCGGATATTCCTCTTcaagtttattgtttatatcaTATACCTCATCATCTTCACAACTGTGTCTTATTACCGTGAAGAAGGAACGGATGAAAAACGA CCCCCATTTCCAATTAGGATTTATACTCCGAAAAACGTTGAGAGAAAGATTCCAGATGGCTACTTACTGTTTGCCGGACAGGTCATCATGGCTATCGGATCACTCTACTTCTTCATCAGTGTG CTGATGAATATAAAGAGAAAGCGGCCAAGTCTGAAAACACTGCTGGTAGACGGGTATTCTGAGCTGCTTTT TTTATTGCAGGCTGTATTCTTTATCATCTGTGCGGGGCTGTATTGCGGCGGGATGGACGAGTATCTTGCCTTCCTGGTGCTCAGTGTGGCTCTGTGCTGGGTTAATGTGCTCTACTTTTCTAGAGGAACCCGACACATGGGCATCTACAGCGTTATGATTCAGAAG ATGATTCTTAGCGACATCTTGCGCTTCCTCTTCGTATACGTGGTCTTTCTCTTTGGATTTTCAGCAG CTATCGTGACTCTACTCAAAGATGACCGTGAAGAGTTTAATGCAACAGCCCGGAATAACCGCACGCAGGGGCGGTCTTTTTTTATAGACGATCCGAACCCAGCTGAAGGCTGCAACAAACCCACCTTTAAAACCATCGCCTTCACCACTCTGGAGCTGTTTAAGTTCACTATAGGCATGGGCGACCTGGAGTTCACGGAGAAGTACGAGTATAAACACGTATTTTATGTGCTACTTATAACCTACATTGTGCTCACGTACATTCTGCTGCTGAACATGCTGATTGCTCTGATGAGCAAGACTGTGGAGAAGATGTCCAAGGAAAGCACCGGTATCTGGAAACTACAG CGTGCCATCACCATATTGGATCTGGAGAGATACGCATTCTGTCTGAAGAACAAGTTGCGCTCAGGAGTAAGGAGGAACCTGGGCAAAAGTCAGGACGACTGGCGCTGGTGTCTCAG AGTGGAAGAAGTCAACTGGAAAAAATGGAACCGCAACCTGGGCATCATCAGCGAGGATCCTGGAGAATGCAACACAGTGATGAAGACTGGATCTCAAAGAG AGCCCAGCCGGCGTGGGTTCCTACGTGAAATCAGCCGACGGAGGCCCAACACTCGTATGGACCCGTCACGGCAGGAGACAGAACCCCTGGCATCTAGTCCAGTGTAA
- the trpv1 gene encoding transient receptor potential cation channel subfamily V member 1 isoform X1, translated as MEPFSLDTDDRSDEERTKTKANKKDRQAYGKAKAPMDTELAEDHGDFACQVRINLNFSDEIQGIKAEPDQHERFDIKRLFDAVSKGDVNRLVSLEEYLIKTNKKLTNNEYRPNGKTALMKALLNLKNGDNKAVEHLLGIAERMGHLDKLVNAAYTDPYYEGQTALHIAIERRNKRYVELLIQKGANVHAKACGTFFQPLDEACFYFGELPLSLAACTNQKDIVDLLMDKADVRCTDTLGNTVLHALMMVADNSPENTDFVISMYDYILTKDAAKNPKEKKLEDIENNQGLTSIKLAAKLGRIGLFEHILHREFQQEECRHLSRKFTEWAYGPVYASLYDLDSVDSYEPNSVLEIVVYGTEIPVRENRLEMLQTEPLNKLLEDKWNRYAHRIFLFKFIVYIIYLIIFTTVSYYREEGTDEKRPPFPIRIYTPKNVERKIPDGYLLFAGQVIMAIGSLYFFISVLMNIKRKRPSLKTLLVDGYSELLFLLQAVFFIICAGLYCGGMDEYLAFLVLSVALCWVNVLYFSRGTRHMGIYSVMIQKMILSDILRFLFVYVVFLFGFSAAIVTLLKDDREEFNATARNNRTQGRSFFIDDPNPAEGCNKPTFKTIAFTTLELFKFTIGMGDLEFTEKYEYKHVFYVLLITYIVLTYILLLNMLIALMSKTVEKMSKESTGIWKLQRAITILDLERYAFCLKNKLRSGVRRNLGKSQDDWRWCLRVEEVNWKKWNRNLGIISEDPGECNTVMKTGSQREPSRRGFLREISRRRPNTRMDPSRQETEPLASSPV; from the exons ATGGAACCCTTTTCTTTGGACACAGATGACAGGTCGGATGAGGAGAGGACTAAGACCAAAGCAAATAAAAAGGATCGTCAAGCGTATGGAAAGGCCAAAGCACCAATGGATACTGAACTTGCAGAGGATCATGGTGATTTTGCTTGCCAAGTCCGAATCAACCTGAACTTTTCTGA TGAAATACAAGGGATAAAAGCCGAACCAGATCAGCACGAGAGGTTTGACATTAAGAGGCTTTTTGATGCCGTGTCCAAGGGTGACGTCAATAGGCTGGTGAGCCTGGAGGAGTATctgattaaaacaaataagaaGCTGACAAACAATGAAT ATCGGCCCAATGGGAAGACAGCCCTGATGAAGGCTCTGCTAAACCTGAAAAATGGAGATAACAAAGCAGTGGAACACTTGCTGGGTATCGCAGAGAGAATGGGACATCTGGATAAGCTAGTGAACGCAGCATATACAGATCCCTACTATGAAG GACAGACAGCTCTTCATATAGCCATTGAGAGGAGGAACAAGCGTTATGTTGAGCTGCTCATTCAGAAAGGGGCTAATGTCCATGCAAAGGCTTGTGGGACATTCTTCCAACCACTTGATGAAGCATGTTTTTACTTTG GGGAGCTTCCTCTTTCTCTGGCAGCGTGTACTAATCAGAAAGACATAGTGGACCTTCTGATGGATAAAGCAGACGTGAGGTGTACGGACACTCTGGGCAACACGGTTCTTCATGCGCTTATGATGGTGGCTGATAACAGCCCTGAAAATACAGACTTCGTCATTTCCATGTACGACTACATTCTTACCAAAGACGCCGCTAAGAATCCCAAAGAAAAGAAGCTGGAGGACATTGAGAACAATCAGGGACTTACTTCCATCAAGCTGGCTGCGAAGCTAGGAAGGATTGGG tTGTTTGAACACATTCTGCATCGCGAGTTCCAGCAAGAAGAGTGCAGACATCTGTCCCGAAAGTTCACAGAGTGGGCGTATGGCCCGGTGTACGCTTCACTATATGACCTGGACTCTGTGGACTCCTACGAGCCAAACTCTGTCCTGGAGATAGTTGTTTATGGCACAGAAATACCTGTTAGAGAA AATCGTCTCGAGATGCTCCAAACTGAGCCACTTAATAAACTGCTGGAAGACAAATGGAACAGATACGCCCACCGGATATTCCTCTTcaagtttattgtttatatcaTATACCTCATCATCTTCACAACTGTGTCTTATTACCGTGAAGAAGGAACGGATGAAAAACGA CCCCCATTTCCAATTAGGATTTATACTCCGAAAAACGTTGAGAGAAAGATTCCAGATGGCTACTTACTGTTTGCCGGACAGGTCATCATGGCTATCGGATCACTCTACTTCTTCATCAGTGTG CTGATGAATATAAAGAGAAAGCGGCCAAGTCTGAAAACACTGCTGGTAGACGGGTATTCTGAGCTGCTTTT TTTATTGCAGGCTGTATTCTTTATCATCTGTGCGGGGCTGTATTGCGGCGGGATGGACGAGTATCTTGCCTTCCTGGTGCTCAGTGTGGCTCTGTGCTGGGTTAATGTGCTCTACTTTTCTAGAGGAACCCGACACATGGGCATCTACAGCGTTATGATTCAGAAG ATGATTCTTAGCGACATCTTGCGCTTCCTCTTCGTATACGTGGTCTTTCTCTTTGGATTTTCAGCAG CTATCGTGACTCTACTCAAAGATGACCGTGAAGAGTTTAATGCAACAGCCCGGAATAACCGCACGCAGGGGCGGTCTTTTTTTATAGACGATCCGAACCCAGCTGAAGGCTGCAACAAACCCACCTTTAAAACCATCGCCTTCACCACTCTGGAGCTGTTTAAGTTCACTATAGGCATGGGCGACCTGGAGTTCACGGAGAAGTACGAGTATAAACACGTATTTTATGTGCTACTTATAACCTACATTGTGCTCACGTACATTCTGCTGCTGAACATGCTGATTGCTCTGATGAGCAAGACTGTGGAGAAGATGTCCAAGGAAAGCACCGGTATCTGGAAACTACAG CGTGCCATCACCATATTGGATCTGGAGAGATACGCATTCTGTCTGAAGAACAAGTTGCGCTCAGGAGTAAGGAGGAACCTGGGCAAAAGTCAGGACGACTGGCGCTGGTGTCTCAG AGTGGAAGAAGTCAACTGGAAAAAATGGAACCGCAACCTGGGCATCATCAGCGAGGATCCTGGAGAATGCAACACAGTGATGAAGACTGGATCTCAAAGAG AGCCCAGCCGGCGTGGGTTCCTACGTGAAATCAGCCGACGGAGGCCCAACACTCGTATGGACCCGTCACGGCAGGAGACAGAACCCCTGGCATCTAGTCCAGTGTAA
- the LOC108260043 gene encoding transient receptor potential cation channel subfamily V member 1, with product MKSFSLEVDERTDEKREEARAMREHCQAKAKTPLDTDIEKDLGCTIALIQINPNFSDEIQGINAEPVQHERFGLKKLFDAVSSADVNRLEGLEEYLCRTNKKLTSPDYLPNGKTVLMKALLNLRNGKNETVEHLLCIAERKNDLHELVNAACTDPYYKGQTALHIAIERRNKHYVELLIQKGADVHAKACGKFFQPLSETCFYFGELPLSLAACTNQKDIVDLLMDKADMRRTDTLGNTVLHALVMVADNSPENTDFVISMYDYILTKDAAKNPKEKKLEDIENSQGLTSIKLAAKLGRIGLLKHILHREFLQEECRHLSRMFTEWAYGPVCGSLYDVDDIDTYKPNSVLEIVVNGTETPNRLEMLQIEPLNKLLEDKWNRFAKWIFLFKFIVYFIYLIIFTVTSYHREEGTPSFSFKNTTLDYLLLAGQVIMATGSVYFLFSVLMDIHKKRPSLKKILVDGYSDLLFLLQAGLFIISAGLYVFKRQEYLAFLVLSVAMCWVNLLYFSRGTQHMGIYNIMIQRIFLGDILRFLFVYIVFLIGFSAAVVTLLHEPKNNSTNVTESCNKPTFKSISFTTLELFKFTIGMGDLEFTEKYENIHAFYMLLLSYLVLTYILLLNMLIALMSKTVEDMSEKSSSIWKLQRAITILDLERFACCLKKKLRSGVRRNLGKSEADWRWCLRVEEVNWKNWNRNLGIISEDPGECKTVMRTEPYREPSQCDVSRK from the exons ATGAAATCCTTTTCTTTGGAGGTAGATGAGAGGACGGATGAGAAGAGGGAAGAGGCCAGAGCAATGAGAGAACATTGTCAAGCAAAAGCCAAAACACCATTGGACACTGACATCGAAAAGGACCTTGGTTGTACCATTGCCCTAATCCAAATCAACCCGAATTTTTCTGA CGAAATACAAGGTATTAACGCCGAACCAGTTCAGCATGAGAGGTTTGGCCTTAAGAAGCTTTTTGATGCCGTGTCCAGTGCTGACGTCAACAGGCTGGAGGGCCTGGAGGAGTATCTGTGTAGAACAAACAAGAAGCTGACAAGCCCTGATT ATTTGCCCAATGGAAAGACAGTCCTGATGAAGGCTCTGCTAAACCtgagaaatggaaaaaacgaAACAGTGGAGCACTTGCTGTGCATTGCAGAAAGAAAAAACGATCTTCATGAGTTAGTGAATGCAGCATGCACAGATCCCTACTATAAAG GACAAACAGCTCTTCATATAGCCATTGAGAGGAGGAACAAGCATTATGTTGAGCTGCTCATTCAGAAAGGGGCTGATGTCCATGCAAAGGCTTGTGGGAAATTCTTCCAGCCACTTAGTGAAACATGTTTCTACTTTG GGGAGCTTCCTCTTTCTCTGGCAGCGTGTACTAATCAGAAAGACATAGTGGACCTGCTGATGGATAAAGCAGACATGAGGCGTACGGACACTCTGGGCAACACGGTTCTTCATGCCCTTGTGATGGTGGCTGATAACAGCCCTGAAAATACAGACTTCGTCATTTCCATGTACGACTACATTCTTACCAAAGACGCCGCTAAGAATCCCAAAGAAAAGAAGCTGGAGGACATTGAGAACAGTCAGGGACTTACTTCCATCAAGCTGGCTGCGAAGCTAGGAAGGATTGGG CTGCTTAAACACATTCTGCATCGTGAGTTCCTGCAGGAAGAGTGCAGGCATCTGTCCCGAATGTTCACAGAGTGGGCATATGGCCCAGTGTGCGGTTCACTGTACGACGTGGATGATATTGACACCTACAAACCAAACTCTGTCCTAGAGATAGTTGTTAATGGCACAGAGACACCT AATCGTCTCGAGATGCTCCAGATTGAGCCACTTAATAAACTGCTGGAAGACAAATGGAACAGATTTGCCAAATGGATATTCCTCTTtaagtttattgtttatttcatatATCTCATCATCTTCACAGTTACTTCTTATCACCGTGAAGAAGGAACA CCTTCATTTTCATTCAAGAACACAACTTTGGACTACCTTCTGCTTGCTGGTCAAGTCATCATGGCTACCGGATCAGTCTACTTCTTATTTAGTGTG CTGATGGATATACATAAAAAGCGGCCAAGTCTGAAAAAAATACTGGTAGATGGCTATTCTGACCTGCTTTT TTTATTACAGGCTGGGTTGTTTATAATCTCTGCTGGGCTGTATGTCTTCAAGAGGCAAGAGTATCTTGCCTTTCTGGTGCTCAGTGTGGCTATGTGCTGGGTTAATCTGCTCTACTTCTCCAGAGGAACTCAACACATGGGCATCTACAACATCATGATTCAGAGG ATATTCCTTGGCGACATCTTGCGCTTCCTCTTTGTCTACATTGTCTTCCTCATTGGATTTTCAGCAG CTGTGGTGACTCTACTGCACGAACCTAAAAACAATAGTACAAATGTGACAGAAAGCTGCAACAAACCCACCTTTAAAAGCATCTCATTCACCACATTGGAACTGTTTAAGTTCACTATAGGCATGGGAGACCTGGAGTTCACGGAGAAGTATGAGAATATACACGCATTTTATATGCTGCTCTTATCCTACCTTGTGCTCACGTATATTCTGCTGCTGAATATGTTGATCGCTCTGATGAGCAAGACTGTCGAAGACATGTCTGAGAAGAGCTCCAGCATCTGGAAACTACAG CGTGCCATCACCATCCTGGATCTGGAGAGATTTGCATGCTGTCTGAAGAAGAAGTTGCGCTCAGGAGTGAGGAGGAACCTGGGCAAAAGCGAGGCAGACTGGCGCTGGTGTCTTAG AGTGGAAGAAGTTAACTGGAAAAATTGGAACCGCAATCTGGGAATCATCAGTGAGGATCCTGGAGAATGCAAAACAGTAATGCGAACGGAACCTTACAGAG AGCCCAGCCAGTGTGATGTCAGTCGAAAGTGA